The Anomaloglossus baeobatrachus isolate aAnoBae1 unplaced genomic scaffold, aAnoBae1.hap1 Scaffold_2264, whole genome shotgun sequence genome includes a region encoding these proteins:
- the LOC142261644 gene encoding uncharacterized protein LOC142261644 has protein sequence MQNAADTMEKGEMDVRGDERSRDLSTDDGTRSSTQKAKGSESHKGEKPYSCSECEKCFAKKSNLITHERIHTGEKPYSCAECGKCFALKARLIRHEVIHTGVKPYSCAECGKCFARKSNLIRHERIHTGEKPYSCAECGKCFTLKAVFIRHEVIHTGVKPYSCAECEKCFADKLDLITHERIHTGVKPYSCSECEKCFARKSNHVKHLRIHTGVKPYSCSECEKCFARKSDIITHVRSHTGVKPYSCSECGKCFFQQSHLIRHVRSHTGENSYSCSECGKFFAWKSHLITHERIHTGVKS, from the exons atgcagaacgctgcagacacaatggaaaaaggagaaatggatgtgcggggtgatgaacggagtagagacctttccacag ATGACGGTACCAGGAGTTCAACACAGAAAGCGAAGGGCAGTGAAAGTCacaaaggagagaagccatattcttgttcagaatgtgagaagtgttttgctaagaaatcaaatctcattacacatgagagaattcacacaggagagaagccatattcatgtgcagaatgtggaaaatgttttgctctGAAAGCACGTCTTATTAGACATGAggtaattcacacaggagtgaagccatattcatgtgcagaatgtgggaaatgttttgctcggaaatccaatctcattagacatgagagaattcacacaggagagaagccatattcatgtgcagaatgtggaaaatgttttactctgAAAGCAGTTTTTATTAGACATGAggtaattcacacaggagtgaagccatattcatgtgcagaatgtgagaaatgttttgctgacaaattagatctcattacacatgagagaattcacacaggagtgaagccgtattcatgttcagaatgtgagaaatgttttgctcggaaatcaaatcatgttaaacatttgagaattcacacaggagtgaagccatattcatgttcagaatgtgagaaatgttttgctcggaaatcagATATTATTACACATGTgagaagtcacacaggagtgaagccatattcatgttcagaatgtgggaaatgtttttttcagCAATCACATCTCATTAGACACgtgagaagtcacacaggagagaattcatattcatgttcagaatgtgggaaattttttgcttggaaatcacatcttattacacatgagcgaattcacacaggagtgaagtcaTAG